In Littorina saxatilis isolate snail1 linkage group LG8, US_GU_Lsax_2.0, whole genome shotgun sequence, a single genomic region encodes these proteins:
- the LOC138974494 gene encoding uncharacterized protein: MSVYLVAHLSLPEGGTVAKEVGAWATIKVLQGLAKEGQRQDNRLPITFDRLKQLIDILPSICMNQFEVNLFAAAFTLAFFAFLRVNEILAPQLSVRILGSKTDQLGVGSVIHLKTVGSHRQVCPLRCMRAYLSARPAGAGLLFKHFSGAPLTRYQFQAVLKKCAASLGWQVSRFSSHSFRIGASTTAVINGMTMEELKTLGRWKSQAVRVYIRE; this comes from the exons ATGTCGGTATACCTGGTGGCCCACCTCAGTCTGCCCGAGGGGGGAACAGTGGCAAAAGAAGTGGGGGCGTGGGCCACTATTAAAG TGTTACAGGGGTTGGCCAAGGAGGGCCAGCGACAGGATAACAGGCTGCCCATCACTTTTGATAGGCTAAAGCAGTTGATCGACATCTTGCCCAGCATATGTATGAATCAGTTTGAGGTAAACTTGTTTGCGGCGGCCTTCACTCTGGCATTTTTCGCGTTCCTGAGAGTCAACGAGATC CTGGCACCACAGCTGTCGGTCAGAATATTAGGCTCAAAAACAGATCAGCTAGGGGTGGGTTCAGTGATACATTTGAAAACAGTAGGTAGTCATCGCCAGGTGTGCCCGTTAAGGTGCATGAGAGCTTACTTAAGTGCGAGGCCAGCCGGAGCAGGTCTTCTGTTTAAACATTTTAGTGGCGCGCCATTAACAAGGTACCAATTTCAGGCAGTTTTGAAAAAGTGTGCGGCCAGCCTGGGCTGGCAAGTAAGCCGATTTTCTTCTCATTCGTTCCGTATTGGAGCTTCAACTACAGCTGTCATAAATGGTATGACAATGGAGGAGTTAAAAACATTGGGAAGGTGGAAATCACAAGCCGTACGGGTATACATAAGGGAATAA